The Methylomagnum ishizawai genome has a window encoding:
- a CDS encoding lytic transglycosylase domain-containing protein produces the protein MALFRYVLLGGLLAGSASAQAQDFIQQAAGLRARAALYEHGRGVGQDYAEAYRLYCKAALLGDSMAAYNLGWMYFNGRGLPRKAELAVGWFKRAAKAGDAYAARMVAHYGAVQAAEDPACQPEPPPPVVTATLKRKNPHRGVVADWVERIAPVYSIDPELVMAVIQAESGFNPAALSPKNAQGLMQLIPATAERFGVKDIWDPEQNIRGGTAYLHWLLRHFSGKVEWALAAYNAGERTVEQYQGVPPYKETQSYVKRILASYQKTTHPIPPPLGKS, from the coding sequence GTGGCTTTATTCAGATACGTATTGCTGGGCGGGCTGCTCGCGGGCAGCGCCTCGGCCCAGGCCCAGGACTTCATCCAGCAAGCGGCGGGCTTGCGGGCGCGGGCGGCGCTCTATGAACATGGCCGGGGCGTCGGGCAGGATTACGCCGAGGCCTACCGGCTCTATTGCAAGGCGGCGCTGCTGGGCGATTCCATGGCGGCGTACAACCTCGGGTGGATGTATTTCAACGGGCGCGGCCTGCCGCGCAAGGCGGAACTGGCGGTGGGCTGGTTCAAACGCGCCGCCAAGGCGGGCGATGCCTACGCGGCGAGGATGGTGGCCCATTACGGCGCGGTCCAGGCCGCCGAAGACCCGGCCTGCCAGCCCGAGCCGCCGCCCCCGGTGGTGACCGCCACCCTCAAGCGCAAGAATCCCCATCGCGGCGTGGTGGCGGATTGGGTCGAGCGGATCGCCCCGGTCTATTCCATCGATCCCGAGTTGGTGATGGCGGTGATCCAGGCCGAGTCCGGCTTCAATCCCGCGGCGCTCTCGCCCAAGAACGCCCAAGGCTTGATGCAGTTGATCCCGGCCACGGCGGAGCGCTTCGGCGTCAAGGATATCTGGGACCCGGAACAGAACATCCGCGGCGGCACGGCCTATCTGCATTGGCTGCTGCGGCATTTCTCGGGCAAGGTGGAATGGGCGCTGGCCGCCTACAACGCGGGCGAACGCACGGTGGAGCAATACCAGGGCGTGCCGCCCTACAAGGAAACCCAAAGCTATGTGAAGCGCATCCTGGCTTCCTATCAAAAAACCACCCATCCGATCCCGCCGCCCCTGGGCAAGTCCTGA
- a CDS encoding tyrosine-type recombinase/integrase: protein MQKRNKPRDQDGIYQRPDSPYWWAAWKIGSRTARRSTGIKVADDPRGHEAKRIRAGFIAQTPLPTPQELPTTTHTFAEMINRYLDGPGSKHTPGTRRNQGGMLRAGLFDAFKTTPLTEINGAAVDAFIQQRRAAGTADATIRNQIAFMSSVTNWAIERLEWAIPNPWRSRKPAPNAPRDRWLTPEEIGQLIAAAEAYGRAHPRKAYLPDYIRLCLNAGLRREEALRLTWDRVDLDNGVLHLGRADQKNRKVGAVPLNRTARLALANRKAERQPDNRVFPHTDPYQDLQRAIRHAGLEMPHTTVHDLRRTCGSILAQNGVDIHRIARILRHADVTTTYRTYAFLAQEDLADAAAVLDQPPKLRVVK from the coding sequence ATGCAAAAAAGAAACAAACCCCGCGACCAAGACGGCATCTACCAGCGGCCCGACTCCCCCTACTGGTGGGCAGCCTGGAAAATCGGAAGCCGAACTGCTCGCCGCTCGACTGGGATTAAAGTGGCCGACGACCCCCGAGGCCACGAAGCCAAGCGAATCCGGGCCGGATTCATCGCGCAAACCCCGCTCCCAACCCCGCAGGAACTCCCCACCACAACCCACACCTTCGCCGAAATGATAAACCGCTACCTCGACGGCCCCGGCTCCAAACACACCCCCGGCACCCGGCGCAACCAGGGTGGGATGCTCCGCGCCGGGCTGTTCGACGCCTTCAAAACCACCCCGCTGACCGAAATCAACGGCGCGGCGGTCGATGCCTTCATCCAACAACGCCGGGCGGCGGGCACTGCGGACGCCACCATCCGCAACCAAATCGCCTTCATGTCCAGCGTTACCAACTGGGCTATCGAGCGCCTGGAATGGGCCATCCCCAACCCCTGGCGCTCCCGCAAGCCCGCCCCGAACGCGCCCCGCGACCGCTGGCTCACCCCCGAAGAAATCGGCCAACTCATCGCGGCGGCGGAAGCCTATGGCCGCGCCCACCCGCGCAAAGCCTACCTGCCCGACTACATCCGGCTTTGCCTCAACGCCGGATTGCGCCGGGAAGAAGCCCTGCGCCTCACCTGGGACCGGGTGGACCTTGACAACGGCGTCCTGCACCTGGGCCGCGCCGACCAGAAAAACCGCAAGGTCGGCGCGGTCCCCCTCAACCGGACGGCCCGCCTCGCCCTAGCCAACCGGAAAGCCGAGCGCCAGCCCGACAACCGGGTATTCCCGCACACGGACCCCTATCAAGACCTGCAACGGGCCATCCGCCACGCGGGCCTGGAAATGCCCCACACCACCGTTCACGACCTCCGCCGTACCTGCGGCAGCATCTTGGCCCAGAACGGCGTGGACATCCACCGGATAGCGCGGATCCTGCGCCATGCCGACGTGACCACCACCTACCGCACCTATGCCTTCCTCGCCCAGGAAGACCTGGCGGACGCGGCGGCGGTGCTGGACCAGCCCCCGAAACTCCGTGTCGTGAAGTAG
- a CDS encoding OprO/OprP family phosphate-selective porin → MKSKVLAKPRASRRPLVATAITALSVGTAAAADTELLDVLLKNGTITKEQYHALGQKGAAQNSPDLLEILQKNGAITKDQYSNLSKKQSATAAAPAKAEDKDAAHVKLGEKGLEIESNDGNFKAKIGGRIQVDTQVNFNDNHNGQADHANTDLDNGVGFRRLRLYTEGIMWKDYEYRFEYDWARNGGGVNGITDAYLKYLHFKPFTITIGQMNEGKSMESVMSNNYLTFIERSLPNNAFIESGPNSKYQVGIMAETFEKAFNMPWTLRGGITTESVGAPAPGNSSNNTSAGNTNRNGFSGNTSYQLVGRGTLAPLYSKEDGYVLHTGVWGSWRSVNNNYNADGTYRNGGWQYLSQPDTDIDRTAWINTGNLTKGNKDAPGSFRADEVAMFGAELAGSYGPVHMEAEYMQAQIAGQGYSNQDLLQGFYVQGGWFLTGENRPYDEKKGTWNRVIPHSNFLFGDGWGAWEIAARYDTMDMNTKHINGGSINAGTLGVNWYLTPKVRFMTNWVHIFGTQTGSAGKCTTSATGNDTIGCFNGLSPDIWETAVRLDF, encoded by the coding sequence ATGAAATCGAAAGTTCTGGCGAAGCCTCGCGCTTCGCGTCGCCCCCTGGTCGCGACCGCGATCACCGCCCTCTCGGTGGGAACGGCGGCGGCGGCGGATACCGAGCTATTGGACGTGCTGCTCAAGAACGGCACCATCACCAAGGAGCAATATCACGCCCTGGGCCAAAAGGGTGCCGCCCAAAACAGCCCGGACCTCCTGGAAATCCTCCAGAAGAACGGGGCCATCACCAAGGACCAATATTCCAACCTCAGCAAGAAACAAAGCGCCACGGCGGCGGCCCCGGCCAAGGCCGAGGACAAGGACGCCGCCCATGTGAAGCTGGGCGAAAAGGGCCTGGAAATCGAATCCAACGACGGCAACTTCAAGGCCAAGATCGGTGGCCGCATCCAGGTGGACACCCAGGTCAATTTCAACGACAACCACAACGGCCAAGCGGACCACGCCAATACCGACCTGGACAATGGCGTGGGCTTCCGCCGCCTCCGCCTGTACACGGAAGGCATCATGTGGAAGGACTACGAATACCGCTTCGAGTACGACTGGGCGCGCAACGGCGGCGGTGTCAACGGCATCACCGACGCCTACCTGAAATACCTCCATTTCAAGCCCTTCACCATCACCATCGGCCAGATGAACGAAGGCAAGAGCATGGAGTCGGTGATGAGCAACAACTACCTCACCTTCATCGAGCGCTCCCTGCCCAACAACGCCTTCATCGAATCCGGCCCCAATAGCAAATACCAAGTCGGTATCATGGCCGAGACCTTCGAAAAGGCGTTCAACATGCCCTGGACGCTGCGCGGCGGCATCACCACGGAATCGGTCGGCGCCCCGGCCCCCGGCAACAGCTCCAACAACACCTCGGCGGGCAACACCAACCGCAACGGCTTCAGCGGCAACACCAGCTACCAACTCGTGGGCCGCGGCACCCTCGCCCCGCTCTATAGCAAGGAGGACGGCTATGTCCTGCATACCGGCGTGTGGGGTTCCTGGCGCAGCGTGAACAACAACTACAACGCCGACGGCACCTACCGCAACGGCGGCTGGCAATACCTGTCCCAGCCGGACACCGACATAGACCGCACCGCCTGGATCAACACCGGCAACCTGACCAAGGGCAACAAGGACGCGCCGGGTTCCTTCAGGGCCGACGAAGTCGCGATGTTCGGCGCCGAACTCGCGGGTTCCTATGGCCCGGTGCATATGGAGGCCGAATACATGCAGGCCCAGATCGCGGGCCAGGGCTATTCCAACCAAGACCTGTTGCAAGGCTTCTACGTGCAAGGCGGTTGGTTCCTGACCGGCGAAAACCGCCCCTACGACGAGAAGAAAGGCACCTGGAACCGGGTCATCCCCCACAGCAACTTCCTGTTCGGCGATGGTTGGGGCGCATGGGAAATCGCGGCCCGCTACGACACCATGGACATGAACACCAAACACATCAACGGTGGCTCCATCAACGCCGGCACCTTGGGCGTCAACTGGTACCTCACCCCGAAAGTCCGCTTCATGACCAACTGGGTGCATATCTTCGGCACCCAAACCGGGTCGGCCGGAAAATGCACCACCAGCGCGACCGGGAACGACACCATCGGCTGCTTCAACGGCCTGAGCCCGGATATCTGGGAAACCGCGGTCCGTCTCGACTTCTAA
- a CDS encoding PstS family phosphate ABC transporter substrate-binding protein, protein MNNKLLIASALAAGLALTQGADAAEAGRDYISIVGSSTVYPFATVVAEQFGKGGKFKTPKVEATGTGGGIKLFCGGVGVQYPDIANASRAMKKTEFETCQKAGVKDIVEVKIGYDGIVAAQSKKSKDKLVELTRKELYLALAKRVPDPAKPDGDALVENPYKTWNEINPKLPKTKIEVLGPPPTSGTRDAFAELALEGGCAQIPWIKAKKETDDAWFKNVCMTVREDGAYIEAGENDNLIVQKLEANPTAVGVFGYSFLDQNSDKLLAAPVDGVAPSYEHIASGKYAISRPLFFYVKKAHAGMIPGIEAYVTEFTSEKAFGEEGYLADKGLIPLPEAERKHVAAAAKKMTPMTMK, encoded by the coding sequence ATGAACAACAAGCTCCTGATCGCCAGCGCCCTCGCCGCCGGCCTGGCCCTGACCCAAGGCGCGGACGCCGCCGAGGCCGGCCGCGATTACATCAGCATCGTCGGCTCCTCGACCGTCTATCCCTTCGCCACCGTGGTCGCCGAACAATTCGGCAAGGGCGGCAAGTTCAAGACCCCCAAGGTCGAAGCCACCGGCACCGGCGGCGGCATCAAGCTGTTCTGCGGCGGGGTCGGCGTGCAATATCCCGATATCGCCAACGCCTCCCGCGCCATGAAGAAGACCGAGTTCGAGACCTGCCAGAAGGCCGGCGTCAAGGACATCGTGGAAGTGAAGATCGGCTACGACGGCATCGTCGCCGCGCAGTCCAAGAAATCCAAGGACAAGCTGGTGGAACTGACCCGCAAGGAACTCTACCTCGCCCTCGCCAAGCGCGTGCCCGACCCCGCCAAGCCGGACGGCGACGCCCTGGTCGAGAATCCCTACAAGACCTGGAACGAGATCAATCCCAAGCTCCCCAAGACCAAGATCGAAGTCCTCGGCCCGCCCCCGACCTCGGGCACCCGCGACGCCTTCGCCGAACTGGCCCTGGAAGGCGGCTGCGCCCAGATTCCCTGGATCAAGGCCAAGAAGGAAACCGACGACGCCTGGTTCAAGAACGTCTGCATGACCGTGCGCGAGGACGGTGCCTACATCGAGGCCGGCGAGAACGACAACCTGATCGTGCAGAAACTGGAAGCCAACCCCACCGCCGTCGGTGTCTTCGGCTACAGCTTCCTGGACCAGAACTCCGACAAGCTGCTGGCCGCCCCGGTCGATGGCGTCGCGCCCAGCTACGAGCATATCGCCTCCGGCAAGTACGCCATTTCCCGCCCGCTGTTCTTCTACGTGAAAAAGGCCCATGCCGGCATGATCCCCGGCATCGAGGCCTATGTGACCGAGTTCACCAGCGAGAAGGCGTTCGGCGAGGAAGGCTATCTGGCCGACAAGGGCTTGATCCCGCTGCCCGAAGCCGAACGCAAGCATGTCGCCGCCGCCGCCAAGAAAATGACCCCGATGACGATGAAATAA